Sequence from the Salinicoccus sp. RF5 genome:
GGGATGTCCTCTCCACCATGACGCCGAGCGACTACCTGAAATTCCGCGACAGCCTTGGCAACGCATCAGGTTTCCAGTCGTACCAGAACCGCATGATGGAGTTCAGTCTCGGCTATAAGACGACACACGCCCTGAAGATATATGAGAAGGATTCGATCGTCCATGATATGCTGAAGGCACAGCTCAACAAACCGAGCATCTATGATGAGGCCATCCGGGCTGTCGCCAGGGCCGGCTTCGTGATAGACGAGGAAGTGCTTGAGCGTGATGTGACGGAGTCCTATGTGCCGAACGCGTCGGTCAAGGAGGCGTTCAAGCAGATCTACCTGAACACCGATGAATATTTCGAGCTCTATGAGATGTTGGAGAAACTTGTGGATGTGGAAGATCTGTACAGCCAGTGGCGGTTCAGGCACATGAAGACGGTCGAACGCATCATCGGCTTCAAAAAGGGGACTGGAGGCAGCTCCGGTGTCAATTACCTGAAGCGTGTGATTGATGATTATTTCTTCAAGGAACTATGGGAACTGAGATCGGAACTATAGGGGGGAATGATAATATGCGGGATTACGGACAGACCAATATTTTTGATGATGTGATCCGGGAGGATGAGACTTTCGTCATCGTCGTCCAGGAAGTGACCGAGCACAACGGCCAGCTCCAGAAGCGGGTCCTGAGGGAATATCCGAGCCTGAAGATGGATGGGATGAAGAGTCTCTTCAGCCATCTGAAGGACGTATATATGGAGGAGCCTTTCTCCGAGCAGGGAAAATATTTCGATATCACGGTCTATACGAATGAGGACTACGCAGGGGATAACATATACGCCCATACAAAAAGGTATCGGAACAGCAAGGAATGGACGACGACATCCAAATGAAGCACCCCGGAAAGCGGGTGCTTTTTTTAATGAGTCAATAATTTTTAATATTTAATTTATTGCAAGCGTTTTTATGTTACAATAATCAGTAAGTAAAGAAGAAATTTACAAAGGGGAGTAGGGTATGAAAAAATTTTCATGGTTACTGGTACTGACGCTTACGTTGTCCTTTGTCCTTGCAGCATGCGGTGGAGATAGCGGCGGTGATGGCGGAGAAGAGACGACTGAAGACGAAACGACTGAGGAAGGTGAATCTTCCGGCGATGGTGCTTCCGGTGAAGACTGGGTTGAAAACATTACCATTCTGACAGGTGGAGAAGCAGGGGTGTACTTCCCACTGGGTGTAGCAATGGCGGATATCATTGACTCCGAATTGGAGGATGTTTCTGCAACAGGTGTATCTTCCGGTGCTTCCGTATCCAATGCGGAACAACTCAACAACGGGGAAGCTCAGCTTGCACTCGTGCAGAATGACATCGCCTATTATGGTGCAGAAGGTACGAACATGTTCGAAGAGCCACTTGAGAATTACAGCGGTGTATTCACAATCTATCCGGAAACGATCCAACTGGTGACGCTGGCCGACAACGATATCTCATCAGTTTCCGATCTTGAAGGTATGCGTGTAGCAATCGGGGATGTCGGTTCTGGTACAGAAGCGAACGCCACACAGATTCTTGAAGCCCACGGAGTGAGTGTGGATGATATTGATGCACAGTATCTTGATTTCGCAGATGCTTCAACGAACCTGCAGGATGGTAATGTCGATGCGGCATTCGTAACGGCGGGTACGCCGACAGGGGCCATCCAGGAACTGAGTGCGAGTGCTGATGTGGAGATTGTAAGCTTCGATCAGGAAGC
This genomic interval carries:
- a CDS encoding TAXI family TRAP transporter solute-binding subunit, encoding MKKFSWLLVLTLTLSFVLAACGGDSGGDGGEETTEDETTEEGESSGDGASGEDWVENITILTGGEAGVYFPLGVAMADIIDSELEDVSATGVSSGASVSNAEQLNNGEAQLALVQNDIAYYGAEGTNMFEEPLENYSGVFTIYPETIQLVTLADNDISSVSDLEGMRVAIGDVGSGTEANATQILEAHGVSVDDIDAQYLDFADASTNLQDGNVDAAFVTAGTPTGAIQELSASADVEIVSFDQEAIDSLMDEYNYYTQQEIDADAYENFDSTATTVAVQAMLIASNDIPEDQMYEMTKAIFENLDDMANAHVRGEELTVDTAEDGMSIDLHPGVQRYYDEQ
- a CDS encoding tryptophan 2,3-dioxygenase, which produces MSDYQDHTINGEDVKTDFLKDMTYSEYLSLDRILFSQNTMTEQHDETLFIIIHQVSELWMKLIIHEINSAISDIQDDDFRMAFKKLARVTNIQRQIISAWDVLSTMTPSDYLKFRDSLGNASGFQSYQNRMMEFSLGYKTTHALKIYEKDSIVHDMLKAQLNKPSIYDEAIRAVARAGFVIDEEVLERDVTESYVPNASVKEAFKQIYLNTDEYFELYEMLEKLVDVEDLYSQWRFRHMKTVERIIGFKKGTGGSSGVNYLKRVIDDYFFKELWELRSEL